The genomic stretch CAGGACTCGGAAACCCGGGCAAAAAATACGAACGTACCCGGCATAATGTCGGTTTTATGGTAGTTGACGAACTAAGTTTTCGTCATCAAACCCCTTGGAAGAAATCAAAATTTAATGGTATGACTAGCGAGATTATCGTCGGCGGTGAAAAAATGATTTTAGTGAAACCACTCACTTTTATGAACGCTTCAGGTGAATGCATTCGTCCGCTAATGGATTACTACAACATACCAATTGAAGATGTCGTGATTGTGTATGATGATCTCGATTTACCAGTTGGGAAGATTAGATTACGCCAAAAAGGTAGTGCTGGCGGACATAATGGAATGAAATCAATTATTCAACACGTTAAAACACAAGAGTTTAATCGCATTCGTGTTGGCGTTAGTCGTCCTTTAAAAGGAGAAGTTATTCATTATGTCTTGGGAGATTTTCCTAAAGCAGAACAACCTGATATTATCGCAGCGATTCAAAAAAGCGCTGACGCCATCGAAGACTTTGCACAGACACCATTTATAGAAGTTATGAACAAATACAATCAAAAATAGACGATGACGAGGCGTGGCAATCTTTTGCCACGTATTTCGGTCTTTCTTCGGACGCGTGATTTACTCTTGCGTTGCATAGAATGAATTTTCTGACAAAAAGGAGCTGTTTTCCCTTGAAAGGATTACAACAATTAATATATGAACAAAAAGATATTCGAGCGGTCTTAAATGCGCTGGATGAAAAAGAAAAAGCACAACTTGTCACAGGGCTCACAGGTTCTTCACGTGCGTTATTTGCAAGCGTGGTAGAAGGTGCGTCAAAGCGTCCGGTTGTATTTGTTACGCACAATTTATACCATGCGCAAAAATTATATGATGATTTACTTTCTTTAATGGATGTCGATCGACTATTTTTATATCCAGCAGATGAACTGATTTCTTCTGAGTTGAGTATCTCTAGCCCGGAACTTCGCGGTCAACGCGTGGAAGCGCTCGACTTCTTACTATCCGGAAAACCGGGGATAGTCATTGTGCCAGTTGCTGGTCTCAGAAAAATGCTTCCACCAGTATCGCTTTGGAAACATTTCAACATATCCATTGTAGAGGGCGAAGAAATTGATCCAGATGTACTACGCCAAAAACTAGTGACAATGGGCTACACAATGAGCGGAATGGTAAATACGCCGGGAGAATTCAGTGTTCGCGGCGGGATTATTGATATTTATCCAATTACAGAAGAATTTCCAATTAGAATAGAACTTTTTGACACCGAAGTAGATTCTCTTCGTTTCTTTGATGTGGAAACGCAGCGCTCGACAACCCGCGTGGAAGAATTCCGCCTACTGCCTGCAACTGAAATCATTTTAGATCAAAGCTATTATCCGGATATCGTCAAACGCTTAGAAAAGAAAATGACACATACTTTAAATGAATTGAAAGAAAACGAGGATAAACAAGCGCTCGTTGAAAATTTAGAAGAAGATCTGGAAATGCTTCGTTCTGGCGTGAAACCAGACATGTTCTTTAAATATATCGGTCTGGCTTATCCTGACCCAGCCTCGCTTTTTGATTATTTTCCAAAAAACACGGCAATTTTGCTTGATGAATTTGGGCGGATTTTAGAAACGGAAGAAAGCTTGGAGCGGGAAGAAGCGGAGTGGCAAACAGAAACATTAAGTCGAATGGAAACGGTTCGCGACGTGCAAGTAAGTCATTCTTTCAAAAAGCTATTAGAAGCAAATCACTCGCCGAAAATATACTTATCCCTTTTCCAAAAACAAATGGCGAGCATGCGCGTCTCGAAAACAACTAACATCGTCTATAAACAAATGCAGCAATTTCATGGCCAAATGAATGTGTTGAAAACCGAGCTAGAAAGTTGGCATAAGAATAATTATGCCGTTGTTATTTTAGCCCCAAACCTTGAGCGCGCCGAAAAAATGCAACAAACTTTAACTGACTACGATATGGAAAGTACGATTTTGAAAAAAGAATCGGATGTGCCGAAATATGGAATGGTTCAGTTTGTCATCGGAACGTTCCAGAATGGTTTTGAACTTCCATTAGCTAAAGTAGCGATTATAAGTGAAACCGAACTGTTCAATAAAAAAATCAAAAAAGTGAAGAAGCGCCAAAAGCTCTCGAATGCAGAACGAATCCAAAGTTACTCTGAATTAAAAGTAGGTGACTACGTGGTTCATGTGAACCATGGTATCGCTCGTTATGTTGGCATGGAAACGCTAGATATCAACGGTGTGCATAAAGATTACTTGCTACTTGTTTACCAAGGAGAGGATAAACTATTTATCCCCGTCGATCAACTTGATTTAGTTCAAAAATATGTTGGTGCAGAAGGTAAATCACCAAGATTAAACAAACTTGGTGGCGCTGAATGGAAGCGAGTGAAGAAGAAAGTACAAGCTTCCGTCCAAGATATCGCAGACGATTTAATCAAACTATATGCCGAACGTGAAGCTGAAAAAGGCTATGCGTTTAGTGCGGATGATGAAATGCAGCGCGAATTTGAAGAGGCTTTCCCGTATCAAGAAACCGAAGACCAACTGCGCTCGATTTCAGAAATCAAAAAAGATATGGAACGACCGCGCCCGATGGACCGTCTGTTGGTTGGAGATGTTGGTTACGGAAAGACCGAAGTGGCCTTACGAGCTGCTTTCAAAGCAATTATGGATGGCAAGCAAGTCGCCTTCTTAGTTCCGACCACCATTTTAGCGCAACAACATTTTGAAACAATGAAAGAACGGTTCCAAGGTTTCCCAATAGAAATCGGACTTTTAAGCCGTTTCCGAACAAAGAAACAACAAACAGAAACATTAAAGGGTATGAAAAACGGCACAGTCGACGTTGTTGTTGGTACCCATCGTTTATTATCAAAAGATGTGGAGTATCAAGATTTAGGCTTATTAATTGTCGATGAAGAACAACGATTCGGCGTAACTCATAAAGAAAAAATCAAACAAATGCGTTCCAAAATAGACGTACTAACACTTACTGCAACACCAATTCCAAGAACTTTACACATGTCCATGCTCGGCGTTCGTGACCTCTCTGTTATCGAAACTCCGCCAGCGAACCGTTTTCCAGTGCAAACATATGTGGCGGAGCAGAATAACGTTTTAGTTCGAGAAGCAATTGAACGTGAACTAGCGCGCGACGGACAAGTTTATTATCTATATAATCGAGTGGAATCCATTACGCAAAAAGCAGATGAAATTTCTGCGATGGTTCCTGATGCTAGGGTTGCCACTGCGCACGGACAGATGGGTGAATCGGAATTAGAGTCTGTTATTTTAAGTTTCCTTGAAGGGGAATTCGATGTACTTGTAACGACGACCATCATTGAAACCGGCGTAGACATTCCAAACGTTAATACACTCTTTGTTCAAGATGCTGATCGGATGGGTCTTTCACAACTTTATCAGTTGCGCGGACGAGTAGGGCGTTGGAACAGAATCGCCTACGCTTACTTCATGTATCAAAAAGATAAAATATTGCGTGAGGAAGCGGAGAAACGCTTATCGGCTATTAAAGAATTCACTGAATTAGGTTCAGGTTTCAAAATAGCGATGCGTGACTTATCTATTCGTGGTGCCGGTAATATCCTCGGAGCGCAACAACATGGCTTTATCGATTCAGTCGGGTTTGATCTCTACTCGCAAATGCTTAAGGAAGCAATTGAGGCGAAAAAGCCAAAAGAAGAACAAAAACAAATTGTCCCTGTTGAAATTGATATCCAAGCAGACGCCTATATTCCGGAATATTACATTACAGACGGCCGCCAGAAAATCGAGATGTACAAACGCTTCCGCAATATTGAAACGTTAAGCGAACTCGAAGATTTACAAAGCGATATGATTGACCGTTTTGGTGAATATCCAGAAGAAGTAGAATATCTATTCACAATGACAGAACTCAAAGTCCATGCACTCGAAGTTGGCATTGAGTCCGTCAAACAAGAACAAAATAAAATTACCATGCTATTTTCAGAAAGCGGAACAGCAGGCATTCGCGGAGATATCGTCATGCAAATCATTGGCGAATTTGGCCGAATGGTCGGTGTGGGTATGGAAGGTACACAACTAAAAATCACGATAAACGTCCAAAATAAACCTTTAAAAGAATGGTTATACCAAGTCAAAAGTTTGGCTGAAAAACTTCGCGGAGCCATGAAAGAAAGAGCATCTGCAGAAAATTGATAAGTTATTAAGAAGGAAGGAGGTGGCGGAGTGCCAGAACGTTCCATGAAGCGACTAATGAAAGGAGCGGCTTGGCTAACCGCGGCCTCTCTTATTTCTAAAATACTTAGCGCAGTTTACCGAGTACCCTTTCAAAATATGGTGGGGGATGTAGGGTTTTATATTTTCCAACAAGTATATCCGATATACGGAATTGCAATGACCCTCGCACTCGGTGGATTCCCAGTTGTTATTTCTAAAATGTTAGCGGAGGCAGAAGGAGATGTAAGACGACAACAAATAATTATGCGCGCAGTCTCACGGATGCTCCGAATTGTAAGTATTGTGATTTTCGCCTTTTTATTCCTATTTGCCAACCCGATTGCTATCATGATGGGAGACCCGGCATTATCTGAATTAATTCGGGTCATCAGTTTCGTGTTTTTACTTATGCCACAGCTTGCGTTTATGCGTGGCTTTTTCCAAGGAGAAGGTGACATGATTCCGACCGCAATCTCGCAAACAGTGGAGCAAATTATTCGAGTAGCTATTATTTTGATAGGTGCCGGCCTTGCACTTCATTTTAATTTTGATTTATATGATGCAGGTTCAATGGCGATGAGTGGTGCCTTTTTCGGTGGGGTTTCCGGGATTTTCATTTTGCGTCATTTTTATAATAAAAAGGTAAGGCTCGGGGAAGGGATTCAACCAGCAGTATTTACAAATAAAGAAGAAAAAGTAGGTATTGGCCGCACGTTCTTGCGACAAAGTATTGCAATTTGTGTAGTTAGCTCCATGCTGATTTTATTCCAATTAGTTGATTCTTTCCAAGTATATCGTTTAATGAGTGACTCAGGGATTCCGGATTTCATCGCTAAGTCGCTAAAAGGGGTATACGACCGCGGACAGCCAATCTTGCAATTAGGTTTAGTCATCTCAACTGGACTTGCGCTCGCGCTTGTCCCAATGATTACTGCCGCAAGAGTTCAAGATCAACAAAAAGAACTAAAACGCTCCGTCTTATTAGCGATTAAGATTACATTAATTTTGGCAGGTGCAGAAACAATTGGACTCATAGTTATTATGCGTCCGTTAAACCAAATGCTTTTCCAAACGCCAGACGGTACATTCGTTTTACAATTATTTATGCCAGCTGTTTTCCTAAGCTCACTAATCATCATGTTAAGCAGTATTTTACAAGGTTTCGGGAAAATTACTGTACCTGCAGTTGGCGTTGGAATTGGACTTATTGTAAAATGGGTAACAGGAGGCATTCTTATTCCGAGACTGGCAACAGTTGGTGCATCCGTTTCAACATGTGTTGGCTTACTTGTGATTCTACTCATTTGTTACGTATCACTAAAACAAACAATCCGCGTGCCTTTCGTTGAAAAAACAATGTTGTTCCGGCTAATTGCCGCTTTAGCGTTAATGGCTGTATTCCCGTGCCTATTTGAATGGTTAGCTCCACTCAATACAAGACTCGGTAGTGCGTTCCAAGCAATTGTTAGTGCGTTAGTTGGCGGCGGGATTTTCCTTGTTTTTTCACTAAGATATAAATTACTCGGTCCAAAAGATTTTGTTTTCCTTCCGTTTGGCTCCAAATTACTAGCGCTTAGTAAGCTGGTTGCACGGAAATAATTAATATAAAGTAGGTGAATAAAATGGCTACAACCATGCGATTAGATAAATATTTAAAAGTATCTCGACTAATTAAAAGACGTACAGTAGCAAAAGAAGTCGCAGAAAAAGGTCGCATTGCGGTAAATGGAGTGACGGCGAAACCAGGAACCAATGTAAAATCTGGAGATGAACTAGTTATTCGCTTTGGTCCTAAAATCGTTACAGCAAAAATCGAACGCCTAGAAGAAAATGCGAAAAAAGAACAAGCAACTGAAATGTATACGATTATTAAAGAAGAGCGCACAGACGAAAGTAGATAAAGAAAAATCGTTTGAAATGGCACTATTTAGCCGATTTCAAACGATTTTTTATTGGTCATAAAAATCGGTAAACAATTTTTTGTCAAAAAGTCAAGAAAAATATCATAAAATTAGCGGATTCCAATAGACAAATGCCGGATTTATTGATATCATTTTAAGCAAGAAACGTTTTTTTCTCTACCGAAAATCATAGACAATTAGCAAATAAGAACATGGGAGGGACGATGTATGAAAAAAGCCAAATCAAAAGTGGCGAGAATAGAAAATCGCTACATAAAAGATACTGCAACAATGAAAAAAACTCGTAGTCGTCGCCGCATTGCCCTGTTCCGTAGACTTGCTTTTATGGCTATTATCTTTGCTGTGGTGGGTGGGTTATTAACCATCACATACACTAAACAAGTGTTGACACTCAAAGAGAAAAAAGAAAAGCAAGTGCAAGTGGATAAGAAAATGGTTGCAATGAAGGACGAACAAGACTCGCTAAATGAGCAAATCAAGAAACTTCACAATGATGATTACATAGCTAAATTAGCAAGAAGTGAATATTACTTGTCCAAAGACGGAGAAATTATTTTTAATATTCCTGAAGAGAATTCGAAACAAAAAGAGTAAGTCAGAGCCGAGCCGTCATTCTCCATGGTAAATCAAAGGGAAAATATAGTTGAGTATTTTTGGGGTTTGTAAGTTTGACTGTTTGACACTCTTTTTATTATAGCTATAATTAAGCAATAGAGTGATATTTTAAGGAGGACGCATTTTTTTATGTCGATCGAAGTAGGCAACAAGTTACAAGGGAAAGTTACTGGGATTACTAATTTTGGAGCATTTGTGGAGCTGGAAGGTGGCAAAACAGGTTTAGTCCATATTAGTGAGGTAGCAGATAACTATGTTAAAGACATTAATGACATCTTAACTGTAGGGGATGAAGTTACTGTTAAAGTAATGAATATTGGTGATGATGGTAAGATTGGTCTGTCCATTCGTAAAGCAGTAGATCGTCCGGACCGCCCAGAGAAAAGTTACGATCGTAAGCCGAAATACAGCAAAAAACCTGCTGGGAACTATGTGAAACCAGCCGAGAGCTTTGAAGATATAATGTCTAAATTCTTGAAAGATAGTGATGAAAGACTCACTACTATCAAACGCCAAACAGAATCTAAACGTGGCGGCCGAGGAGCAAAACGCGGCTAATACGCTAAAATTAATTGTAAAGTAGATGCACCGTATTGGATCATTAATACGGTGCACTTTTTAATAAAAAATGTGAGAGCCGAATTTCGAAGGAAGGTTTTCTTGAATGGATGACACCGATAAACGAGTACATAAGTATATCGAGAAACATGATTTAATCCGATCCGATGATAAATTGCTTGTGGCAGTTTCTGGCGGTCCGGATTCTTTGGCGTTACTGCATTTTTTATGGAATTCAAATTTAGTCCCAAAAGAAGCAATTTCCGTCGCACATATAAATCACCACTTAAGGGAAAATGCGGCGAATGAACAAAACGTCGTCGAAGCTTTTTGCGAGAGCCAGGGCATTCCTTTTTACATAGAAGAAGTAGACGTAAAAAGTCGAGCTGAGAGTTTGCAAAAAGGTATCGAGGAAACAGCGCGCATTGTCAGGTATGATTTCTTTGAGAAAGTAATGGCTGAGAAAAAGATCAACAAACTAGCGCTCGCACACCATGCAGATGACCAAATCGAGACAATCTTAATGCGACTAGTTCGCGGAAGTGCTAGTATCGGCTGGTCAGGCATCCAACCAAAACGCGAGTTAAAAGGAGGACAAGCAATCCGTCCTTTTTTACCAATTACAAAAGCAGAAATTATTGATTACGCCCAGAAACACGAATTGGCATACGAAATCGATGAATCAAATACTAGTCAAGAATACACAAGAAATCGTTACAGAGCGCAACTTTTACCGTTTTTAAAGCAAGAAAATCCAGCTGTCTATTCGCACTTCGAAAGATTTTCAGAAGAAACAAGCGAAGACTTCCAATTTTTGGAGGCACTTGCGAGTGATTTATTGAAGAAAAACCTCATCAAAAACGGCAAACGGACAACACTTTTACTTACTAACTTTAAAAATGAAGCGAATCCTTTACAACGCCGCGCAATTCATTTACTA from Listeria monocytogenes ATCC 19117 encodes the following:
- the pth gene encoding aminoacyl-tRNA hydrolase, which encodes MKLIAGLGNPGKKYERTRHNVGFMVVDELSFRHQTPWKKSKFNGMTSEIIVGGEKMILVKPLTFMNASGECIRPLMDYYNIPIEDVVIVYDDLDLPVGKIRLRQKGSAGGHNGMKSIIQHVKTQEFNRIRVGVSRPLKGEVIHYVLGDFPKAEQPDIIAAIQKSADAIEDFAQTPFIEVMNKYNQK
- the mfd gene encoding transcription-repair coupling factor; protein product: MKGLQQLIYEQKDIRAVLNALDEKEKAQLVTGLTGSSRALFASVVEGASKRPVVFVTHNLYHAQKLYDDLLSLMDVDRLFLYPADELISSELSISSPELRGQRVEALDFLLSGKPGIVIVPVAGLRKMLPPVSLWKHFNISIVEGEEIDPDVLRQKLVTMGYTMSGMVNTPGEFSVRGGIIDIYPITEEFPIRIELFDTEVDSLRFFDVETQRSTTRVEEFRLLPATEIILDQSYYPDIVKRLEKKMTHTLNELKENEDKQALVENLEEDLEMLRSGVKPDMFFKYIGLAYPDPASLFDYFPKNTAILLDEFGRILETEESLEREEAEWQTETLSRMETVRDVQVSHSFKKLLEANHSPKIYLSLFQKQMASMRVSKTTNIVYKQMQQFHGQMNVLKTELESWHKNNYAVVILAPNLERAEKMQQTLTDYDMESTILKKESDVPKYGMVQFVIGTFQNGFELPLAKVAIISETELFNKKIKKVKKRQKLSNAERIQSYSELKVGDYVVHVNHGIARYVGMETLDINGVHKDYLLLVYQGEDKLFIPVDQLDLVQKYVGAEGKSPRLNKLGGAEWKRVKKKVQASVQDIADDLIKLYAEREAEKGYAFSADDEMQREFEEAFPYQETEDQLRSISEIKKDMERPRPMDRLLVGDVGYGKTEVALRAAFKAIMDGKQVAFLVPTTILAQQHFETMKERFQGFPIEIGLLSRFRTKKQQTETLKGMKNGTVDVVVGTHRLLSKDVEYQDLGLLIVDEEQRFGVTHKEKIKQMRSKIDVLTLTATPIPRTLHMSMLGVRDLSVIETPPANRFPVQTYVAEQNNVLVREAIERELARDGQVYYLYNRVESITQKADEISAMVPDARVATAHGQMGESELESVILSFLEGEFDVLVTTTIIETGVDIPNVNTLFVQDADRMGLSQLYQLRGRVGRWNRIAYAYFMYQKDKILREEAEKRLSAIKEFTELGSGFKIAMRDLSIRGAGNILGAQQHGFIDSVGFDLYSQMLKEAIEAKKPKEEQKQIVPVEIDIQADAYIPEYYITDGRQKIEMYKRFRNIETLSELEDLQSDMIDRFGEYPEEVEYLFTMTELKVHALEVGIESVKQEQNKITMLFSESGTAGIRGDIVMQIIGEFGRMVGVGMEGTQLKITINVQNKPLKEWLYQVKSLAEKLRGAMKERASAEN
- a CDS encoding putative polysaccharide biosynthesis protein → MPERSMKRLMKGAAWLTAASLISKILSAVYRVPFQNMVGDVGFYIFQQVYPIYGIAMTLALGGFPVVISKMLAEAEGDVRRQQIIMRAVSRMLRIVSIVIFAFLFLFANPIAIMMGDPALSELIRVISFVFLLMPQLAFMRGFFQGEGDMIPTAISQTVEQIIRVAIILIGAGLALHFNFDLYDAGSMAMSGAFFGGVSGIFILRHFYNKKVRLGEGIQPAVFTNKEEKVGIGRTFLRQSIAICVVSSMLILFQLVDSFQVYRLMSDSGIPDFIAKSLKGVYDRGQPILQLGLVISTGLALALVPMITAARVQDQQKELKRSVLLAIKITLILAGAETIGLIVIMRPLNQMLFQTPDGTFVLQLFMPAVFLSSLIIMLSSILQGFGKITVPAVGVGIGLIVKWVTGGILIPRLATVGASVSTCVGLLVILLICYVSLKQTIRVPFVEKTMLFRLIAALALMAVFPCLFEWLAPLNTRLGSAFQAIVSALVGGGIFLVFSLRYKLLGPKDFVFLPFGSKLLALSKLVARK
- a CDS encoding RNA-binding S4 domain-containing protein → MRLDKYLKVSRLIKRRTVAKEVAEKGRIAVNGVTAKPGTNVKSGDELVIRFGPKIVTAKIERLEENAKKEQATEMYTIIKEERTDESR
- a CDS encoding FtsB family cell division protein, producing the protein MKKAKSKVARIENRYIKDTATMKKTRSRRRIALFRRLAFMAIIFAVVGGLLTITYTKQVLTLKEKKEKQVQVDKKMVAMKDEQDSLNEQIKKLHNDDYIAKLARSEYYLSKDGEIIFNIPEENSKQKE
- a CDS encoding S1 domain-containing RNA-binding protein produces the protein MSIEVGNKLQGKVTGITNFGAFVELEGGKTGLVHISEVADNYVKDINDILTVGDEVTVKVMNIGDDGKIGLSIRKAVDRPDRPEKSYDRKPKYSKKPAGNYVKPAESFEDIMSKFLKDSDERLTTIKRQTESKRGGRGAKRG